The Horticoccus luteus DNA window GGGCTGCGGGTCCGGCGCTGGCGCATTACGGCGTGCAGCAACCGGCTTCGGCACCCCGCTTCACGGTGCACACTGCTTCGGGGGCTGTGGTGCTCAGCGCCGCCGCGTGGGATAGCAGCAACGGCCTGAGCACGGTCTTCGCGCAACTCGGCGCTTTCCCGTTTGATACCGGCAGCGCCGATGCGGCGACCGTTGTGACGCTCAATCCGGGCGCTTACACCGTCCACACCTCGACCGGCCTCGGCAGCGATGGCATCGCGCTCGCAGAAATCTATGATTCGGCCGCCATCGCGGGCGATACGACGCGCCTCGTCAACTTGTCCACGCGGGCGACGATCTCGTCCGGTGAAGGCGTCGTGATTGGAGGCTTCGTGATCCACGGCACCGGGACGCGTCGCATGCTGGTGCGCGTGGCCGGACCGGCCCTGACCGGTTTGGGCGTCGCGGATGCGGTCACCGATCCCGTGCTTTCGCTCTACAACGCGTCCAACGTCGAAATCGCGCGCAACGACAATTGGGAAACGCCGGTGACGGTCGCCGGGGCCTACCCGGCGGTCAGCGCCAGCGAGATTTCGGGAAGCGCAGCGACGGCGGGTGCGTTCGCATTCGCCAGCGGCAGCAAGGATGCGGCGATCATCGTCACCCTGCCCGAAGGCACTTACACGGCGCAGGCCATGGGCGTGCTGGGTGCGACGGGCGAGGCGTTGATCGAGGTTTACGAATTGCCCGACCTCGCCCCGTAAGCGCGGGCGCGCTTACCAGTCGTCACTCCGAAACGGCGCCGCGGGCAAACCGGCGCCGTTAAAGAGGTTCGCCTGCGGGACGTTGCTCCAGGCGTAGCGCACCGCGACGGGATGCGGCACGCTCGGTGACCGCACGACGAGGGTGCCCCGGTCGATCTTTCCTTCCGCGGGATGAAACACGCGGTCAGTCCCCGCGACTTCGAGTGACTGCAGCGGTTTGTCGTAAGCGACCAGACCGCTCGTCACGTGCGTGAACCGCACGCGCAACGCCGAGCCTTCCGGTGTGGCCGAGGCGAAGACCGGCCCGCTCGCGTCGCCCGGAATGTCGTAGACTTTCGTTTCCGCCATCAGCGCCAGTCGGCGGCCGACCTCCTGTTTGTTGCGCGGGTGAATGTCCTTGGGGTCGCCGATGTCGAGGGTCACGGCCATGCCTGTCGCGGGCAGGGCGAGCGCCTCGGCCTGCGCCTCGCGCAGGGGCGGCCAGAAATCCGTGCTCTCGTAAGAGGAGATTTGCACGAAGTAGAAAGGGAAATCGCCCTCGCCCCAGAGCGCGCGCCAACTGCGGATTAACGCGGGAAACAACGCGCGATATTCCGCCGGGCGCGGCGCGTTGGACTCGCCTTGATACCATAGCACGCCGCGCATCGCGTAGGGGGCGAGGGGCGCGATCATGCCGTTGAAGAGCCCGCTGATTTGGTAGGGCGTGCCGGGGCCGACCGCGGGTTGGGGCCACGGCAGCGTATTTTTCGTGTGCGTGGCTTTGGCGTGCGCCGAGGCGGCATCCCACGCCGCCTTTTCCGCCGCGTAGGCCACTTGGCGCGCCGGAAACACTGCCACGTCTTTCGCCCAGCGGGCATGCACCGCGGCAAACGCGGGATCGCTCAGCGTGAATTCGCTCAACCACGATTCGATCGGGGTGCCGCCCCAACTGCTGTGAATCAGCCCGATGGGGACGCCGATTTTGCGATAAACGTCGCGCGCGAAAAAGTAACCGACCGCGGTGAAGTGGCCGACGTTTTCGGGCGTGGCGGCGAGCCAGCCGGACGTGGCAACGGCGTCCGCGGGAGTGTCCGCGACGGCGTGATCGATGCGGATGTGGCGGATGAGTGGCGCGTTGGCCGCCGCGATCTCGGCGGTCGCGTTCACCGCGCGGTCGACGGGAAACTCCATGTTGGACTGGCCGGAGCACACCCAAACTTCACCGACGACGACGTCTTGCAGGGTGACGACGTTTTTGCCCGTCACCGTGAGCGGGGCGCTTTCGGCGGAGGCTTCCAACGCAGGCAGGAGCGCGATCCAGCGGCCATCGCGCCCTGCCGTGGCGCTGACGGTGTGATCGCGAAAGGTCACGGTGACGCGTTCGCCGGGATCGGCGCGGCCCCAGACGGGGACGAGCGCGTCGCGTTGGAGAACGGCGTGATCTTGGAACAGCGAGGCGAGCGTGACATCCGCGCGAGCGGAGGCCGCGCCAGCGAGCGCCGCGAGGGCGAGCAGAAGGCGTTTCATGCGAAGGGGTGGGCGGCGTTAGTGCGCCGCGCCTTGCCACGTCTCGCCGCACGCGCCGCCGTCAGTCACGGCGGTGACTTCGTAGTCGGCGGAGTCCGCGAATTTCACGAGTGGCAGGTAAAACTGGGAGATTTGCTGGACGTTGCCCGCCGCGTAATGGCCGATGAAGGAGCGGCGGAAACGCGTGGGGTGGCGGTTGGGGCCGGAGCCGTGGATCAGTTGACCGTGAAACACGAGCGAATCGCCGGGCTGCAGGCGGACGGGCACGGCCTTCATGCCTTTCGGGATGCGCACAAAACCCGGCGCGAACGATTCGCCGAGGTGCGCGTTTTCGTTGCAGAGGAGATTGCCGCGGTGGGAGCCGGGCACGACCATCATGCAGCCGTTCTGTTCGTCGCAGACATCCATCGCGGTCCACACGCCGACGCAGGTGCCGGGTTGCACGAGCAGGTAGAGGTTGTCCTGGTGCATGGCCTGGCCGCGCGAACCGGGCGGCTTGAAATAATACATCGTCTGCGCGGCAACGGGCTCGGCGCCGAGCGTGGCCGTGAGAAGGGCGCGGATCTCCGGATGAAGCAGATAGCGGCGGGCGACGGCGTTGAAGCGATGCGGATGGACGACGCGCGGCCAGTGCGTGAGCGGATCGTTGGGATCGGTGATCTTGTCGCTGTAAATGCGCTCGGCGTCGCCCGCGGTGTGAATCGCCTCAAACTCGGCGATGATTTCCGCCACTTCAGACGGGGAAAACAACGCCGGCACCACGAAGTAACCGTCGCGTTCGTAAGCTTCCTTGAAGGCGGTGAGATCGCGGACGGGGCTCGGGGTCATACGGCGCGGACGTTGCACGTTTTTTCCCGGCAGGCGAGCGAATCGCAGGATTTCGCGCCCGGGGTTGCCGGTCGCGGCGAGGCGGGCAACGTGGAGCATGGCGGCTTCGTTGCGATGGCTCGGGAGCGGGATGATCTTGGTGCTGGCGCCGGTGCTGATCGCCGCGCCGCGCGCGATGACGGTGGATGATTTGCTCGCGCTGCACCGCGTGTCCGACGTGCAGCTTTCGCCGGATGGCCGGGAGGCGGCGTTTGTCGTGACGGACGTCGTGAAGGCGGAAAATCGCACCAATAGCGATATCTGGGTCGTGCCAGTCGGCGGCGGCAGTGAACCACGGGCGCTGACGAATTCGCCGCGCGACGATCAGCACCCGCGCTGGTCGCCCGATGGGCGCTGGATCGCGTTTGAATCGAATCGCGATGGCGCGCGGCAGATCTGGATCCTGCCGGTGGCGGGCGGTGAACCGCGCAAGCTGACCGCGCTGGCGACCGAGGCGGGGCAACCCGTGTGGTCGGCCGATGGGCGCGCGCTGGCGTTTGTGTCGGCGGTGTTTCCGGAGTATTCCACGCTGCCGCCCGCCGAAGCCGATCGGGCGAATCGCGAACGTTTGCTGGCACTTGCGCGCCGGCCGGTGAAGGCGCGGGTGTTCACGCGGCTGCCTTACCGGCAAGGCGACACGTGGGACGACGGTCGGCGCCGGCATCTATTTGTAATGCCGATGCAACAGGGTGGCGCGACCGCGGAACCGCGCGACATGACGCCGGGCGATCACAACGCCGTGGCGGACGTCGGCGCAGGCGCAGGTGAGGATCTTTTTCCGGCGGGCGACGGGTTCACCTTTTCTCCGGATGGCGAGGAATTGATTTATGCGACGGCGGCGGAATCGCTGCGGGGAGAAACAGCGGGCGGTGACGGTGACCTCGTGGCCGTCAATCTGCGCACGGGAGAGCGCCGGCTGGTCGCGAAGACGTCAGCGAACGGCGGCGCGCCGCGTTTTTCGCCGGATGGGAAGTGGCTGGCCTATCGCGCGCCTGCGCGACGCGACGCACGATCCACACGTGGCCAGTTGATGGTGCATAACCGCAGCACTGGAGAGACCCGGAGTCTCACGCCGGATTTTGATCGCCCGGTGAGCGAGTGGGCTTGGGCCCCGGACAGTGCAGGGCTTTATTTTACGGCGCCAGACGACGGTCGCCGACCGGTGTGGGCGGTCCGCCTCGACGGCGAGTCGCCACAACGTGTCGTGGCGAATGGCACGAACAGCGCGCTGAACATCACGCCCGATGGCCATGCGCTCGTGTGGCTGGCGCAAACGTTGACGCAGCCGCCCCGCGTGATGCGGATGGCCCGCGAGACTGGCGCGACGACGGTGTTGGCGGACCCGAATCGCGCGTTACTCGACGAGCTTGCGCTCGCGCCGGCCGAGTCGGTCACGGTGACAGGCGCGGGCGGAGCGAAGGTTCAGATGTGGGTTGTGAAACCGCCGAGGTTTGCTGCCGGGCAGAAATATCCGGCGGTGCTGTGGGTGCATGGCGGACCGCGCGAGGCGTTCGGGGATGCGTGGTCGTGGCGTTGGAATCCCGCGCTGTGGGCGGCGCAGGGTTACGTGATCGCGTTGCCGAATCCGTCGGGCAGTGCGGGCTTCGGGCGGGCGTTGGCCGACGCGGCTTCGGCGGACGGGAACGCGCGACTGTATGCCGATCTCATGGCCTGCACGGATTGGCTCGCGCGACAGCCTTATGTGGATGCAACGCGTCTGGCCGCCGCGGGCACGGCTTATGGCGGTTTCATGATCAACTGGTTTCAGGGCCACACGACGAGGTTTCGCGCGCTGATCAGCGAGGCGGGCGTGTATAATTTTTCGTCCATGGCCGGCATCTCCGACGAAGCGTGGCGCCTCGAGGACGGCCCTGGAGCGCCGTGGGAAGTGGAGGAGGGCGCGCGTTTTTCGCCGCATCGTTTCGCGGCGAATTTCCATACGCCGGAGCTGATCCTGCACGGTGAGCAGGACTTTCGTGTGCCGGTTGGCGAGGCATTGCAGCTTTTCACGGCGCTGCAACGGCGCGGGGTGCCGTCGAAGCTCGTGCTGTTTCCGGACGAAGGTCACGGGCTGCGCAAGCCGCTCAACCGCGAACTCTGGCACCGCGAAGTCTTCGCGTGGCTCGCCGAATATCTCGCCGCGCCGCGCGCGGCGCCGCGTTGACGTGGCGGCACCGTGCGCGCCGCCAGTCGGCGGCGAAGCCGTCAGGCGAACGCGATTTTCGCGGGCAGGCGCAGCGGCTTGAAATGCCAGTCGGGACCGTGGGTGTGCTCGGGCGCATCGGCGGGGTCGGCGAAGTTTTTACGACCGATGATTTGATCCGGGCTCACCACCGGCCAGTCGCCGTAAAGATAGCGGTGCGGGCCAAAGGTATTGAACGTGCTCGGCACGAGTTCGAGGCGCACGCGATGGGCGCCGGGCGTCACGTGGGGCGGCAGGGCCACCGACCACGCCGGGCCCCATGTCCAGCCGAGGTTGACGCCGGCGAGCTCAACGCGAACCGCATCGCCGGCGAGATTGAGGAGGTGCAACGCGCGGGCTCCGGCGGGCACGGTGAGCATGGTTTCGGCGACGACGCGCGAACCCAGAAACGGATATCCCGCCGCGGTGAGTTCGGCGTTCGCGGGGGGCGGCGTCGCGCTGGCGAAAAACGGGCCGCGCGTGCGTCGGGTGGCGGTGGGGCCGTCGGCCCATGCACTGCGGCTGAGCACGGTGAATTTCCCGCGCAGCCAGCACCAGGCGCGCGGGAGCGCGGCGCTCGTGCGAAACCGGAGGATGTGCGGACCATCGGCGAGCGGCGGCAGGTCCGCGCCGGTGCCATCGTCGTTGGGGAGAAAGGCGATGGGGCGGTCGTCGACGCTCAGCGCGACGACGGTGTCCGCGAACGCGAGTCGCAGCGGCGGTTGCGCGGCGGGTGAGAACGCCAAGTCGAATGTGGCGCTAAAGAGCCCGTCGGCTTCGCGGGTCGGTTCGAGCAGCCACGCGTTCTCCGGGGCCTCGACAATTCGCCAGTCGAGCGCGGCCGCCTCGCGCGAAGGACGCGCCGTGGGCGTGTCGGCAACCGGCGCGGCGGGGGCGGCTGCGAGTGATTCAAGGTCAGCGCGCGGCCAGGTCGCGGGCGCGCCGCGCAGTTCCGCGCCGGCGTCCACGATGAGGCGGGCGTAGCTCATGCGGCCGAGGTGGATGCGGCCGTTTTCGCAGCGGCCCTCCTCTTCGAGCGTGCGTTCGTCGGTGACGTCGTAAGCGATGCCGGCGGCTTTCAGGCGGTTGAGTTGCGCCAGGAAGGCGGCGTTGAGGCGACTCGCGGGCGTAGCGGGAACCGTGGAGGCGTTGTGCTGGTTGGTGTGCATCAACTCCCACGGCTCATATACAGCCATCAGGCCGCGGTAGGGCGCGACGACAAGCGTATCGACCGGCGCGGGCGGATGCGCGGCGAGTTCGGCTTTCACGCGGCGCAACACTTCGGGGTAAACATCGCGCCAGGTGAGGTGCAGTGGCTCGGAGGGCGGCCAGTCGGTGATCGCGGGTGTATCGAGGCGATACTGACTGAGGTGCATCACGAAATCCGTGAGTCCGTGGCGGCCGAGCCAGAGCAGATAACGTTCGAGATCTTCGGGCGAGGCGCCCCAACCGGCGCCGCCGAACGCCTCGACCATGCAGCGCCCGTCGCCGAACTGGCGCGCGACGGCAGCGGCTTGGCGCGGATAGAAATCGAGGGAAGGAAAACGTTCGAGCGAGTCGATACCCGGCGCGCTGAACTGGCGGTAGAGTCGATGAAACGAGCCGCCCATCGGCAGTTGGAACAAGGGGTGTTCCTCGCCTTTGATGTGGCCGAGAAATTTTTTACCGTGCGCATCGCACCACGCGCGATACGGCGCGAGAAAGCCGGCGGCGAAAAGGTCGGTGACGAGTTCCCAATATTGCACGCGGAATTCCGCCGCGCCTTCGCCGTGTGCGAACACGAGGGGCAGGCGCTGGGCGAAATCGGGGCCGAAACGCGCGCGCAACTGCTCGGCGAGCACGGGCGACCAAGGCGCGCCGGCGGGGTCGGGCATCGGCGGTTTGATCGCGCCGGATTCGGGTTCATCCGTGAAGAACGCCTCGACGTAATCCCACGCCGCCGGCGCGAGCCCGGTGCGATAGCGTTCATGGATGAGATCGAGAAACTGGTGCATCACCCCTGGGTTGAGCGCGTCGATGCCTTCGACGGTCCGCGGCGCCATGTGCCAGGTGCGCGCGCCGGGAGTGCCGGGCGGCACGAGCGCGTTGTGCGCATCGACGTGGAAAGAGCCGAGGGCGTTGGCCGGCGGTTCCGCGAAGAGATCGAGCCGCACGGCGGCACTGGCAGGGAATTTCGCGAGGAGTTGCCCGTCGGCCGTGCCGCTGGGCCAGCCGTTTTCGTCGTAAATCCAGAAACGCAGCCCGATCTCCTTCGCGTAGAGAATCGCATCCGAAACCTCCCGCAGGTAGTCGGGGCTCATGTAGGGCGGGATGCCGGGATAAAAGCGCGGATGGAAAACGACGCCATCCATGCCGGCGGTCTGCAGGTCGCGCATTTGCTGGCGGAGACGCGCTTGGTCGAGCGGGCCGTTGATCGACCAGAAAGGATAGAAGCGGGGCGCGAGGTCGCGCGCGTGGGCGGAGGCGGGGGAAGAAAGAGGCACGAGGGAAAAGGGGGAAAGGTAAGGACGACTTGGGCGGAGGTTTGGTTCTTTTCAAGCGAATCGCGGTTCCTACACTCCGCCAGCTTGCCCCTTTTGTGCCTCCTCCGCCGTCTCGTGTCGCTGCCCCGTCGTGCGTGCGTCTGCCTCGCGGTCGGCGGGCTCGGCGGCGTGGGGACGCCGGTGTTGCACGCGATGGCTCCGCCGCCGGATGGCCGGATTCATGTGACGTATTGGGAAAAGTGGACGCAGTTTGAAGAGCGGGCGATTCGAGCGGTGATTGCGGAGTTCGAGCGTTCCCAGGATCGCATCGCGATCGACTACCTGCCGGTGGGTTTGATCGATCGAAAGACGATCGTCGCCACCGCCGGTGGAGATCCGCCCGACATCGCCGGATTATGGGCGCCGCAGGTGGCGGCGTTTGCGGATGCGGGCGCGCTGGAATCGCTCGATCCCTATATCGAACATGACGGCCTGACGCCGGCGCAATGGCTGGCGCGCTACGAGCCGGTTTACGCGAGCATTTGCGAACACAACGGGCACGTCTTCGCGGGCATCAGCACGCCGCTGGTCATGACGTTGCACTGGAACCGCACGATGTTTCGCGCCGCCGGGCTCGATCCCGACCGGCCGCCACGCACCCTCGCGGAGTTCAACGCGTATTGCCGCCTTTTGACGAAGCGCGACCCGCGCACCGGCGAGATTCTGCAGATGGGCTTCCTGCCGCAGGAGCCGGGCTGGTGGCCGGGGATTTTCCTGCGGTGGTTTGGAGGGGAATTATGGGACGCCCACGGCGTCACGCTCGCGAAAGATCCGCACAATCTCGCGGCGATGGAATGGGTGGCGGGCTTCACGCGCGACAACGGCGGGCCGGATGCGATCAACACGTTTGCGGCGGGGTTTGGCGGGATGACCTCGGCGCAAAATCCGTTTTACACGGGGAAAATCGCGATGGTTTTCCAAGGCGTGTGGCTCAACAACTACATCCGTCAATACAAGCCGGGTTTGGACTTTGGCGTGGGTCCGTGGCCAGAGGCGGTGCCCGGGGTGAAAGATTTCGCAATGGTCGAGTCGGATGTGTTGGTGATTCCGCGCGGCGCGAAGCACGCCGCGGCGGCGTGGGAGTTCATCAAGTTTGTAAACTCGCACAACCCCAACGCCCGCACGCGCGCGGAGCTGCAGGGGGGTGAGTTGTTGTGTTTTATGCAGGAGAAAAATTCTCCGATGCGGCAGTGGAGCCCGTTTTTCACGGAGCATCATCCGCATCCTTATATCAAAGAATTCCGCACCCTCGCGGCGAGTCCGCACGCGGCGTTTCTGGGCGAGGTGGGGATTTTTCCGGAATACAATCGGGAGCTTGCGACGGCTTTCGATCGCGTGCGCCTGCTGATGGCGACTCCCGGTCAGGCGCTGGCGGACGCGCAGGCGCGGCTGGACGTCGCGTGGGCGCGCTATCGCCGCAGTCTTGAGCGCCACGGACTGCTGCCGCAGGAAATGATGGCCCCCGCCACGCCATGACCCCGCGCGAACGCCGCCAGCTTTTCACCGGACTGGGCTTCACCAGCCTGTGGATCGTCGGCCTGGGGCTCTTCACGGGCTACCCGGTCTTGGCGTCGCTTTACTATAGCTTTTGCGACTATTCGATTCTCACGTCGCCGGTGTGGTGCGGCACGGAAAACTACCGGCAGCTCGTGCACGACGACCTGTTTTGGAAGTCACTCTACAATACGTTATTTTATGCCGGGTTGTCCGTGCCGTTGGGAACGGTGGTCGCTTTGGGGCTGGCGCTTTTGCTCCATGCCGACGTGAGGGGGAAACCGTTTTTCCGCACGCTGTTTTATCTGCCCTCGATCGTGCCGGTGGTGGCCTCGGCGCTGTTGTGGCTCTGGTTGCTGAACGGCCAGTTCGGTCTGATCAATGTCGCGCTCCGGCCCATTCTGGCGCTCGTGGGGCTGGAGCCACCGCTCTGGCTGGCGGATCCGGCGTGGGCGAAGCCGGCGCTGGTGTTGATGAGCCTGTGGGGCACGGGCAATGCGATGATCATCTACCTCGCGGGCCTGCAAAATGTGCCGCGTGAACTCTATGAAGCGGCGGCGATCGATGGCGCGTCGGGCTGGCGGCGGTTCTGGCACATTACGCTGCCGATGATTTCGCCGGTGGTGTATTTCAACGTCGTGATCAGCCTGGTCGGCGCGCTGCAGGTTTTCACGCAGGCGTTCATCATGTCGTCCGGAGCGGGCGGCGGGGCGGCGGGCGGCACGGACGGCAACCCGGCGCGCGCGACGCTGTTCTACACGTTGAATCTGTTTTCGACGGCGTTCTACGATCTGCGCATGGGCTACGCGAGCGCGATGGCCTATGTGCTTTTCGTCATCATCGCGTCGCTGACGTGGCTGGCCACGCGGCTGTCGCGCAAGCATCTCAACTACGCAAGTTGACATGGCCGCCCCACGCTCCACCGCTGCGTTTCGTTATGCGCTCTTGCTGCTCGCCGGCGGGGTGTTTTTGACGCCGTTCGTCTGGCTCGTGGCGACCTCGCTCAAGCCGATCGAGCAGGCGATGACGTTGCCGCCGCAACTGCTGCCGCGCGCGTATTACGCGGTGATTGCCGGCGTGCGCATGGAGGTGACGAAAGACTATCCTCTGCCGACGGCGGGCGTGGTGGTCGAAATGACCAAGGGAGCGCAGGCGGGGCGGCAGCTTTTCTTGTCGGCCCCCGAAGCGGCGGCGCAGAGGGACCGCCTGAAGATTTTGCATCGGACGGAGGTCGGCTGGTGGCGGGTGACGGAGCGTTTTGATGTCGATTTGGGAGCCGCCGTGCCGCGCTGGGATATCGTGGCGCCCGCCGCGCTGGAGGAGCACGTGCATTTTCGGTGGAGCAATTATCCGCGGGCGCTGGCCGCGATGGGCGGGCAGACCGCGGATCAGCCGACGCCGGCGGAGGCGAAGAGCAATGTGCCGTTCAGCCGGTTTCTGGTGAATACACTGCTCGTGGCCGGCCTGGGCGCGCTGGGCACGGTGTTTTCCAATGCCATCGTCGCCTACGGCTTCGCGCGGCTCCAGTGGCGGGGGCGCGATGCGTTTTTCGCGATCACGCTCGCCACGATGATGGTGCCATTTCCGGTCCTGATGGTGCCGCTCTATGGCGTGTTTCGGGAGCTGCATTGGGTGGGGACGCTGCTGCCGTTGTGGGTGCCGGCGTGGTTTGGCAGCGCGTTTAATATTTTTCTCATGCGCCAATTCTTTCTGAACATCCCGGAGGAGTTGAGTGAAGCGGCGCGGATCGACGGCAGCAGCGAGTGGTCGATCTTCTGGCGCATCATCCTGCCTTTGAGCAAGCCGGTGCTGGCGACGGCGGCGCTGTTTCATTTTCTCTACGCGTGGAATGATTTTCTCGGGCCGCTCCTCTATCTGACG harbors:
- a CDS encoding sialate O-acetylesterase, translating into MKRLLLALAALAGAASARADVTLASLFQDHAVLQRDALVPVWGRADPGERVTVTFRDHTVSATAGRDGRWIALLPALEASAESAPLTVTGKNVVTLQDVVVGEVWVCSGQSNMEFPVDRAVNATAEIAAANAPLIRHIRIDHAVADTPADAVATSGWLAATPENVGHFTAVGYFFARDVYRKIGVPIGLIHSSWGGTPIESWLSEFTLSDPAFAAVHARWAKDVAVFPARQVAYAAEKAAWDAASAHAKATHTKNTLPWPQPAVGPGTPYQISGLFNGMIAPLAPYAMRGVLWYQGESNAPRPAEYRALFPALIRSWRALWGEGDFPFYFVQISSYESTDFWPPLREAQAEALALPATGMAVTLDIGDPKDIHPRNKQEVGRRLALMAETKVYDIPGDASGPVFASATPEGSALRVRFTHVTSGLVAYDKPLQSLEVAGTDRVFHPAEGKIDRGTLVVRSPSVPHPVAVRYAWSNVPQANLFNGAGLPAAPFRSDDW
- a CDS encoding phytanoyl-CoA dioxygenase family protein; the encoded protein is MLHVARLAATGNPGREILRFARLPGKNVQRPRRMTPSPVRDLTAFKEAYERDGYFVVPALFSPSEVAEIIAEFEAIHTAGDAERIYSDKITDPNDPLTHWPRVVHPHRFNAVARRYLLHPEIRALLTATLGAEPVAAQTMYYFKPPGSRGQAMHQDNLYLLVQPGTCVGVWTAMDVCDEQNGCMMVVPGSHRGNLLCNENAHLGESFAPGFVRIPKGMKAVPVRLQPGDSLVFHGQLIHGSGPNRHPTRFRRSFIGHYAAGNVQQISQFYLPLVKFADSADYEVTAVTDGGACGETWQGAAH
- a CDS encoding S9 family peptidase — its product is MAASLRWLGSGMILVLAPVLIAAPRAMTVDDLLALHRVSDVQLSPDGREAAFVVTDVVKAENRTNSDIWVVPVGGGSEPRALTNSPRDDQHPRWSPDGRWIAFESNRDGARQIWILPVAGGEPRKLTALATEAGQPVWSADGRALAFVSAVFPEYSTLPPAEADRANRERLLALARRPVKARVFTRLPYRQGDTWDDGRRRHLFVMPMQQGGATAEPRDMTPGDHNAVADVGAGAGEDLFPAGDGFTFSPDGEELIYATAAESLRGETAGGDGDLVAVNLRTGERRLVAKTSANGGAPRFSPDGKWLAYRAPARRDARSTRGQLMVHNRSTGETRSLTPDFDRPVSEWAWAPDSAGLYFTAPDDGRRPVWAVRLDGESPQRVVANGTNSALNITPDGHALVWLAQTLTQPPRVMRMARETGATTVLADPNRALLDELALAPAESVTVTGAGGAKVQMWVVKPPRFAAGQKYPAVLWVHGGPREAFGDAWSWRWNPALWAAQGYVIALPNPSGSAGFGRALADAASADGNARLYADLMACTDWLARQPYVDATRLAAAGTAYGGFMINWFQGHTTRFRALISEAGVYNFSSMAGISDEAWRLEDGPGAPWEVEEGARFSPHRFAANFHTPELILHGEQDFRVPVGEALQLFTALQRRGVPSKLVLFPDEGHGLRKPLNRELWHREVFAWLAEYLAAPRAAPR
- a CDS encoding ABC transporter substrate-binding protein; translated protein: MSLPRRACVCLAVGGLGGVGTPVLHAMAPPPDGRIHVTYWEKWTQFEERAIRAVIAEFERSQDRIAIDYLPVGLIDRKTIVATAGGDPPDIAGLWAPQVAAFADAGALESLDPYIEHDGLTPAQWLARYEPVYASICEHNGHVFAGISTPLVMTLHWNRTMFRAAGLDPDRPPRTLAEFNAYCRLLTKRDPRTGEILQMGFLPQEPGWWPGIFLRWFGGELWDAHGVTLAKDPHNLAAMEWVAGFTRDNGGPDAINTFAAGFGGMTSAQNPFYTGKIAMVFQGVWLNNYIRQYKPGLDFGVGPWPEAVPGVKDFAMVESDVLVIPRGAKHAAAAWEFIKFVNSHNPNARTRAELQGGELLCFMQEKNSPMRQWSPFFTEHHPHPYIKEFRTLAASPHAAFLGEVGIFPEYNRELATAFDRVRLLMATPGQALADAQARLDVAWARYRRSLERHGLLPQEMMAPATP
- a CDS encoding carbohydrate ABC transporter permease — encoded protein: MTPRERRQLFTGLGFTSLWIVGLGLFTGYPVLASLYYSFCDYSILTSPVWCGTENYRQLVHDDLFWKSLYNTLFYAGLSVPLGTVVALGLALLLHADVRGKPFFRTLFYLPSIVPVVASALLWLWLLNGQFGLINVALRPILALVGLEPPLWLADPAWAKPALVLMSLWGTGNAMIIYLAGLQNVPRELYEAAAIDGASGWRRFWHITLPMISPVVYFNVVISLVGALQVFTQAFIMSSGAGGGAAGGTDGNPARATLFYTLNLFSTAFYDLRMGYASAMAYVLFVIIASLTWLATRLSRKHLNYAS
- a CDS encoding carbohydrate ABC transporter permease → MAAPRSTAAFRYALLLLAGGVFLTPFVWLVATSLKPIEQAMTLPPQLLPRAYYAVIAGVRMEVTKDYPLPTAGVVVEMTKGAQAGRQLFLSAPEAAAQRDRLKILHRTEVGWWRVTERFDVDLGAAVPRWDIVAPAALEEHVHFRWSNYPRALAAMGGQTADQPTPAEAKSNVPFSRFLVNTLLVAGLGALGTVFSNAIVAYGFARLQWRGRDAFFAITLATMMVPFPVLMVPLYGVFRELHWVGTLLPLWVPAWFGSAFNIFLMRQFFLNIPEELSEAARIDGSSEWSIFWRIILPLSKPVLATAALFHFLYAWNDFLGPLLYLTRRETFTLSLALQAYQSQSGGTQWPYLMAASVVTTLPIIVLFFFAQRFFIQGIATTGSKG